A single genomic interval of Dromiciops gliroides isolate mDroGli1 chromosome 1, mDroGli1.pri, whole genome shotgun sequence harbors:
- the LOC122734503 gene encoding olfactory receptor 7C1-like, with amino-acid sequence MGPANQTHISEFLLLGFSEKPEHQLPFFGLFLGIYLIAVGGNLLIMLTIASDSHLHTPMYFFLSNLSLVDLCLVSTLVPKMLVNLLTHSKAISYAGCLTQMYFFMVFACSDNLLLAVMAYDRFVAICHPLSYVTIMSPQFCGLLVLLSWMISVLNALIHSLLVMRLSFCTEHEITHFYCDLTPVLKLSCTDTLINNILVYLTTGLLGALPFAGILFSYTQICSSIMRVPSTGGKYKAFSTCGSHLCVVSLFYGTVLGVYLSSSVTQSSSKRSVASVMYTVVTPMLNPFIYSLRNKDIKDALRRLISRTTSFQ; translated from the coding sequence ATGGGACCAGCCAACCAAACACatatctctgaattcctccttctAGGATTTTCCGAGAAGCCAGAgcatcagctgcccttctttggGCTCTTTCTGGGCATATACTTGATCGCCGTGGGTGGGAACCTTCTCATCATGCTGACCATTGCTTCTGACTCCCACCTCCACACCCCCATGTACTTCTTCCTCTCCAACCTGTCCTTAGTGGATCTCTGTCTGGTATCTACCTTGGTCCCCAAGATGCTGGTGAACCTCCTTACTCATAGTAAGGCCATCTCCTATGCTGGCTGCCTCACCCAGATGTATTTCTTCATGGTTTTTGCTTGTTCAGACAACTTACTCCTCGCTGTGATGGCCTATGACCGCTTTGTGGCCATCTGTCACCCTCTGAGTTATGTGACCATCATGAGTCCACAATTCTGTGGCCTGCTGGTTTTACTTTCCTGGATGATCAGTGTTCTAAATGCATTGATCCATAGTCTATTGGTGATGAGACTGTCATTCTGTACAGAACATGAAATTACACACTTTTACTGTGATCTTACTCCGGTTCTCAAGCTCTCCTGTACAGATACCCTCATCAATAACATTTTGGTGTATTTAACAACTGGACTTCTGGGTGCTCTTCCCTTTGCAGGGATCCTTTTCTCTTATACTCAGATCTGTTCTTCCATAATGAGGGTTCCATCCACTGGGGGAAAGTATAAAGCATTTTCTACCTGTGGGTCTCACCTCTGTGTGGTTTCATTATTCTATGGAACAGTTCTTGGAGTATATCTGAGTTCCTCAGTTACCCAGTCTTCTTCAAAGAGGTCAGTTGCCTCAGTGATGTATACGGTGGTCACTCCCATGTTGAATCCCTTCATTTATAGCCTGAGGAACAAGGACATAAAGGATGCCCTGAGAAGACTCATTAGCAGAACTACCTCCTTTCAGTAA
- the LOC122734639 gene encoding olfactory receptor 7D4-like, with product MGPANQTHISEFLLLGFSENPEHQLPLFGLFLGIYLIAVGGNFLIMLTIASDSHLHTPMYFFLSNLSLVDLCLVSTLVPKMLVNLLTHNKAISYAGCLTQMYFFMVFAGLDTLLLTVMAYDRFVAICHPLSYVTIMSPQFCGLMALLSWMISLLNSLLHTLLVMKLLFCTEHEIPLFYCDLTSVLKLSCSDTLINNILVYLTTGLLGVLPFAGILFSYTQICSSIMKVPSTGGKYKAFSTCGSHLCVVSLFYGTVLGVYLSSSVTQSSWKSSVTSVMYAVVTPMLNPFIYSLRNKDIKDALRRLISRRISSQ from the coding sequence ATGGGACCAGCCAACCAAACACatatctctgaattcctcctcctAGGATTTTCCGAGAACCCAGAGCATCAGCTGCCCCTCTTTGGGCTCTTCCTGGGCATATACTTGATCGCTGTGGGTGGGAACTTTCTCATCATGCTGACCATTGCTTCTGACTCCCACCTCCACACCCCCATGTACTTCTTCCTCTCCAACCTGTCCTTAGTGGATCTCTGTCTGGTATCTACCTTGGTCCCCAAGATGCTGGTGAACCTCCTGACACACAATAAGGCCATCTCCTATGCTGGCTGCCTCACCCAGATGTACTTCTTCATGGTTTTTGCTGGTTTAGACACCTTGCTCCTCACTGTGATGGCCTATGACCGCTTTGTGGCCATCTGTCACCCTCTGAGTTATGTGACCATCATGAGCCCACAATTCTGTGGCTTGATGGCTTTACTTTCCTGGATGATCAGTCTTCTAAATTCATTGCTTCATACTCTATTGGTGATGAAACTGTTGTTCTGTACAGAACATGAAATCCCACTCTTTTACTGTGATCTCACTTCAGTTCTTAAGCTTTCCTGTTCAGATACCCTCATCAATAACATTTTGGTGTATTTAACAACTGGACTTTTGGGTGTTCTTCCTTTTGCAGGGATCCTTTTCTCTTATACTCAGATCTGTTCTTCCATAATGAAGGTCCCATCCACTGGAGGAAAGTATAAAGCATTTTCTACTTGTGGGTCTCACCTCTGTGTTGTTTCATTATTCTATGGAACAGTTCTTGGAGTATATCTGAGTTCCTCGGTTACacagtcttcttggaagagctcagttACCTCAGTGATGTATGCTGTGGTCACTCCCATGCTGAATCCCTTCATTTATAGTCTGAGGAACAAGGACATAAAGGATGCCCTGAGAAGACTCATTAGCAGAAGGATTTCTTCTCAGTGA